From Deltaproteobacteria bacterium, the proteins below share one genomic window:
- a CDS encoding nicotinate-nicotinamide nucleotide adenylyltransferase, which yields MPEIALFGGSFDPPHVGHLLAASYVLATEPIDELWLVPVEHHPFAKPLVGSYDHRIELCEHLAAQLPRTRVSRAEQESGQGRTVDLLEWLHRKHPQTRWALMLGTDLDAEKPQWKRFERVEQLARLITVRRGGYGEGGVAIPEISSTQVRALLKSGGDASQLVPRTVLEAIRDAGTYR from the coding sequence ATGCCTGAGATCGCCCTCTTCGGCGGCAGCTTCGATCCGCCGCATGTCGGGCACCTGCTGGCCGCCTCGTACGTCCTCGCGACAGAGCCCATCGACGAGCTCTGGCTGGTCCCGGTGGAACACCACCCGTTCGCGAAGCCTTTGGTGGGCTCGTACGACCACCGGATCGAACTCTGCGAGCACCTCGCCGCGCAGCTTCCCCGCACCCGCGTCTCGCGCGCCGAGCAGGAGTCCGGTCAAGGGCGCACCGTCGACCTGCTCGAGTGGCTCCACCGCAAGCACCCGCAGACGCGCTGGGCGTTGATGCTCGGCACCGACCTCGACGCGGAGAAGCCCCAGTGGAAGCGCTTCGAACGCGTCGAGCAACTGGCGCGCCTCATCACCGTCCGCCGCGGCGGCTACGGCGAGGGGGGTGTGGCCATCCCCGAGATCTCCTCCACCCAGGTGCGTGCGCTGCTGAAGTCCGGCGGAGACGCCTCGCAGCTCGTCCCTCGCACGGTGCTGGAAGCCATCCGCGACGCCGGCACCTACCGCTGA
- a CDS encoding DUF1343 domain-containing protein: MIAIPELLAAVKGLRVGAILNPTSVTPDLRHLADVLHERKVLAALFGPEHGVRGDLQYLEEVADARDPRTGVPEHSLYGKDFASLTPKDEHLGGLDALVFDVQDVGSRYYTYLATMGLAMKAAAKHKLRFLVLDRPNPIGGLAVEGGVVHPGFESFVGLWPVCARHGLTSGEYARLVNEGIGCDLRVIRLQGWRRDLHFAETRLPWVMPSPNMPTPETALVYPGMCLLEGTNLSEGRGTTRPFELFGAPWLDPQRLADDLAREPLEGLRFRPCSFTPTWDKHRGQRCHGVQIHVEYPRGFDSVRLGVAAIGHARAQNPAKFRWRTEKYEFVDDKPAIDLLTGSAAFRTRADQGASTAQLCALWDAERDAFARDRLRFLLYA; this comes from the coding sequence ATGATCGCGATTCCGGAGCTGCTCGCGGCGGTGAAGGGGCTGCGCGTCGGCGCCATCCTCAATCCAACCAGCGTCACGCCGGACCTCCGCCACCTCGCCGACGTGCTGCACGAACGCAAGGTCCTCGCCGCGCTCTTCGGCCCCGAGCACGGGGTGCGCGGGGACCTGCAGTACCTCGAGGAGGTGGCCGACGCCCGCGATCCGCGCACCGGCGTCCCCGAGCACTCTCTCTACGGCAAGGACTTCGCCTCGCTGACGCCGAAGGACGAGCACCTGGGCGGCCTCGACGCGCTGGTCTTCGACGTGCAGGACGTGGGCAGCCGCTACTACACGTACCTGGCGACCATGGGGCTCGCGATGAAGGCCGCCGCGAAGCACAAGCTGCGCTTTCTCGTCCTCGACCGACCCAATCCCATCGGCGGACTGGCCGTCGAGGGAGGCGTCGTCCACCCCGGATTCGAATCGTTCGTCGGCCTTTGGCCGGTGTGCGCCCGCCACGGCCTGACCTCCGGCGAATACGCGCGGCTGGTCAACGAGGGAATCGGCTGCGACCTGCGCGTCATCCGGCTGCAGGGCTGGCGTCGAGACCTCCATTTCGCCGAGACGCGACTACCCTGGGTGATGCCGTCCCCGAACATGCCGACGCCGGAGACCGCGCTGGTCTACCCGGGCATGTGCCTGCTCGAGGGTACCAATCTCTCGGAAGGCCGCGGCACCACCCGGCCGTTCGAGCTCTTCGGTGCCCCCTGGCTCGATCCCCAGCGGCTCGCCGACGATCTCGCCCGCGAGCCCCTCGAAGGTCTCCGCTTTCGGCCCTGTTCGTTCACCCCCACGTGGGACAAGCACAGGGGGCAGCGCTGCCACGGCGTGCAGATCCACGTCGAGTATCCGCGCGGCTTCGACTCCGTCCGTCTCGGCGTTGCCGCCATCGGCCACGCCCGCGCCCAGAATCCGGCGAAGTTCCGCTGGCGTACGGAGAAGTACGAGTTCGTCGACGACAAACCGGCCATCGATCTGCTCACCGGCAGCGCCGCGTTCCGGACCAGGGCCGACCAGGGCGCATCGACGGCGCAGCTCTGCGCTCTCTGGGACGCGGAGCGCGACGCCTTCGCGCGGGATCGGCTGAGGTTTCTCCTCTATGCCTGA
- a CDS encoding undecaprenyl-phosphate glucose phosphotransferase, translating to MFKRHHQLFTALRVLLDMLLVGVAFWGAYALRFGSPRTWPYPELPLPEETFIVASLALVIWPLSLRAMGLYRPQRHRTPLDEVFGVFKATLMAGLLLVAVTYFIRESRYSRGTLALFTALSFLGISLARVFFKEVLQALRRRGYNLRYVLVLGAGRLARQVMEQFDLHRELGFRPVGCLSVTRKRVGTSVAGVEVLGTMRELRHVLETRGVDQVLVALPSRSMHHLPRIMEICADTTVDVKLVPDVYQYATLFGGLEEFGGLPIVNLQSTGVLGINAIAKRTFDLIFSSLFLLLLSPLLLAVATLIKATSPGSVLYSQERVGLDGKPFRMLKFRTMRNDAEALGPRFAQSGDPRVTQLGAWLRRASIDELPQLWNVLCGDMSLVGPRPERPVFIDQFRRHIPRYQLRHMVKSGMTGWAQIHGLRGNTSIEKRVEYDLYYIEHWSLLLDLKILARTLAFGFLSRNAY from the coding sequence ATGTTCAAGCGGCACCACCAGCTCTTCACCGCGCTCCGCGTGCTGCTCGACATGCTCCTCGTCGGCGTCGCGTTCTGGGGCGCCTACGCCCTCCGCTTCGGTTCGCCGCGGACCTGGCCGTATCCGGAGCTGCCGCTTCCCGAGGAGACGTTCATCGTCGCGTCGCTCGCTCTGGTCATCTGGCCGCTCTCGCTGCGCGCGATGGGCCTGTACCGGCCGCAGCGACACAGGACGCCGCTCGACGAGGTGTTCGGCGTCTTCAAGGCCACCTTGATGGCCGGCCTGCTGCTGGTGGCCGTCACGTACTTCATCCGCGAGTCGCGATACTCCCGCGGAACGCTCGCGCTCTTCACTGCCCTGAGCTTCCTCGGCATTTCGCTGGCGCGCGTCTTCTTCAAGGAGGTGCTGCAGGCGCTGCGCCGGCGTGGGTACAACCTCCGGTACGTCCTGGTGCTCGGCGCAGGGCGCCTCGCGCGCCAGGTGATGGAGCAGTTCGACCTGCATCGCGAGCTGGGCTTCCGACCCGTCGGGTGCCTGAGCGTAACCCGCAAGCGGGTGGGCACCAGCGTGGCCGGCGTGGAGGTCCTGGGAACGATGCGCGAGCTGCGCCACGTCCTGGAGACGCGCGGCGTCGATCAGGTGCTGGTCGCGCTCCCTTCGAGGTCAATGCACCACCTGCCGCGCATCATGGAGATCTGCGCGGACACCACGGTGGACGTGAAGCTCGTCCCCGACGTGTACCAGTACGCGACGCTCTTCGGCGGCCTCGAGGAGTTCGGCGGCCTGCCCATCGTCAATCTCCAGTCCACCGGGGTGCTGGGGATCAACGCCATCGCCAAACGGACGTTCGATCTCATCTTCTCCAGCCTTTTCCTGCTTCTGCTCTCGCCGCTCCTCCTTGCCGTCGCCACCCTCATCAAGGCGACCAGCCCCGGGTCGGTCCTGTACTCGCAGGAGCGCGTCGGCCTCGACGGCAAGCCCTTCCGGATGCTGAAGTTCCGCACCATGCGCAACGACGCCGAAGCCTTGGGCCCGCGCTTCGCGCAGAGCGGCGACCCCCGCGTCACGCAGCTCGGCGCCTGGCTCCGCCGCGCCTCCATCGACGAGCTTCCGCAGCTCTGGAACGTCCTCTGCGGCGACATGAGCCTCGTCGGACCCCGCCCCGAGCGCCCGGTGTTCATCGATCAGTTCCGCCGCCACATCCCCCGCTACCAGCTGCGGCACATGGTGAAGAGCGGGATGACCGGGTGGGCGCAGATCCATGGCCTGCGCGGGAACACCAGCATCGAGAAGCGCGTCGAGTACGACCTCTACTACATCGAGCACTGGTCGCTGCTGCTCGACCTGAAGATCCTCGCGCGCACGCTGGCGTTCGGCTTCCTCTCCCGGAACGCCTACTGA